One window from the genome of Hyperolius riggenbachi isolate aHypRig1 chromosome 6, aHypRig1.pri, whole genome shotgun sequence encodes:
- the LOC137521084 gene encoding stAR-related lipid transfer protein 9-like: protein MEKSLLTQQIQENQKWLVKEQQHLTVFCQEKKESAVQTEVKTYAEVKVQNCVQTEIHTDSEELEWKQLMQLELLRKCSLRRAERNILEEKVVFQLERIVKKKKKQKLFEAKIALQQLQAAHWI, encoded by the coding sequence ACCAGAAGTGGCTTGTGAAAGAGCAACAGCATCTAActgtattttgccaggaaaaaaaagaatctgCAGTTCAAACTGAAGTCAAAACCTATGCTGAGGTTAAGGTACAGAACTGCGTACAAACTGAAATCCATACAGACTCTGAGGAACTGGAGTGGAAGCAGCTAATGCAGCTGGAACTGCTACGCAAATGCTCCCTACGAAGGGCCGAGAGGAATATCCTGGAGGAAAAGGTTGTATTTCAGCTTGAGAggattgtaaagaaaaaaaaaaagcaaaaactctTTGAGGCTAAAATAGCTCTCCAGCAACTGCAGGCAGCACACTGGATTTAG